The genomic stretch atatatatatatatatatatgtatatttttttttaattttttttttttttttttttttgtctttatTTATGGATTAAACAACAATATgtcaattaaaaaaaaaaaaaagaaaaacaatttttttgtaaaaaaaatgaaggaaattttttgttatatataaaaaaatatgaataccaaaaattaattaaaaaaataaaaataaataaaataaaataaaataaaataagtagtacatatataattatatattattatgtctgcaaattaatgaatattaaatttttcgAAGATAAGAATATAAAGTTGGGAAAGTGTTAACTCCATTTGTTACATGACCCAATTCAATACCTAAAATTCTTGCTAGTATAAAATTAACAATTCTGGTAAAAAACAGATATCTCGCTTCAATGAAATTGAAATATATGAACACTAATAGTGGACATATGTACGACAGATAAGTGTACAcaatttcttcatttattctaaaaataaaacgaattaaaatgaaaatgtataatatgcaataaaaaaaaatatatatatatatataaacatatatacattatataaataattttgacATATTCTAAGGTcacatatttcttattttttcttacatGTTGTTTAAGCAATAGGGTAAATACGGCTCAAGTATACCCCAACCATCAAAACCTAAAATAGGACATAAGTTTAAAAGAAACGAATCCACTAAGAAAGAAACAGCTGTAGCCAAcgatataaacaatattgaATGTGGCTGCACATTTAAATTCTTatgatttttaaaatatgaatataaattataaaaaaaaactataaataatatatacaatatatctGATAATGGAccagataaaaatataaaagataattgAAATCGACTTCttataaaatgtaattgTAACCAATATAAATTTCCAGGAATACCAAACCCTGTTATAAATAGTGTTATTAGGGGTATTATTAATGTATGAAAAATATCTAAATAATTCAATATatccaaatataaatacCCTTTATATATCATAGTAATGTCACCATACTTATATGCAACCAATGCATGTGCAAATTCGTGTAAACATAAGTATATCAAAAATGcgaaaaatacaaataatacaaatattatgtatgaattataataatataatataaagaaaaagaaagaaaacaaatatgttattgttaaaaataaattcccAATATAGTAaccattcatttttataaataaatgtattccACCTACAATTAATAAAGGAACTAacgataaaaaatatgataaacaaTTCTGACacttttcataattataagctttttctttatatactGATAAAAAACTGCTAGCTAATCTTTTATGTTCCATTAATGCGTTATTATAAAGTAGCATTTTATTTCTTGAACCCATTGTACTACAatcctttatttatttaaaccTGTATGTTTCTAATTATTTCccttca from Plasmodium falciparum 3D7 genome assembly, chromosome: 13 encodes the following:
- a CDS encoding site-2 protease S2P, putative, which translates into the protein MGSRNKMLLYNNALMEHKRLASSFLSVYKEKAYNYEKCQNCLSYFLSLVPLLIVGGIHLFIKMNGYYIGNLFLTITYLFSFFFFILYYYNSYIIFVLFVFFAFLIYLCLHEFAHALVAYKYGDITMIYKGYLYLDILNYLDIFHTLIIPLITLFITGFGIPGNLYWLQLHFIRSRFQLSFIFLSGPLSDILYILFIVFFYNLYSYFKNHKNLNVQPHSILFISLATAVSFLVDSFLLNLCPILGFDGWGILEPYLPYCLNNIINEEIVYTYLSYICPLLVFIYFNFIEARYLFFTRIVNFILARILGIELGHVTNGVNTFPTLYSYLRKI